A genomic stretch from Nocardia wallacei includes:
- a CDS encoding YciI family protein: MAKYLLLKHYRGAPAPVNDVPMDRWTPEEVTAHMRYMRDFIERLEATGEFVDSQALSPQGVFVRSDGEGRAPITDGPFAETKDLIAGWVIIDVETYERALELAGELSAAPGAGGEPIREWLEIRPFFTELPTVTE, encoded by the coding sequence ATGGCCAAGTACCTGCTGCTCAAGCACTACCGGGGCGCCCCGGCGCCGGTCAACGACGTGCCGATGGACCGTTGGACGCCCGAGGAGGTCACCGCGCACATGCGGTACATGCGGGATTTCATCGAGCGGCTCGAGGCCACCGGCGAGTTCGTCGACAGTCAGGCGCTGTCCCCGCAGGGCGTCTTCGTCCGCTCGGACGGCGAGGGGCGCGCGCCGATCACCGACGGCCCGTTCGCGGAGACCAAGGACCTGATCGCCGGATGGGTGATCATCGACGTCGAGACCTACGAGCGGGCACTGGAACTGGCCGGGGAGCTGTCCGCGGCGCCGGGCGCGGGCGGTGAGCCGATCCGGGAGTGGCTCGAGATCCGGCCGTTCTTCACCGAATTGCCCACGGTCACCGAATGA
- a CDS encoding RNA polymerase sigma factor, protein MNEALLRELVPAVIGVLVRRGADFAAAEDAVQEALIRALETWPDDPPRDAKGWLVAVAWRKFLDATRAETARRGRELAVEVEPPAGPVPATDDTLWLYFLCAHPALPPGSAVALTLRAVGGLTTRQIATAYLVPEATMAQRISRAKRRLAGLPLDRPGDLATVLRVLYLVFNEGYGGDVDLAAEAIRLTRQLAATTDEPEVSGLLALMLLHHARRASRTGADGRLVPLAEQDRNRWDTATIAEGVAILQAALARDRLGEYQAQAAIAALHADAPSTAETDWIQIVEWYDELLRLTDSPVVRLNRAVAVGEADGPRAGLAALAELDPDLPRHTAARAYLHERAGDLEQAAALYVAAARAATTLAEHAHLTRAAARVHQQLRP, encoded by the coding sequence ATGAACGAGGCATTGCTGCGGGAACTGGTGCCCGCGGTGATCGGCGTCCTCGTCCGCCGCGGCGCCGATTTCGCCGCGGCCGAGGACGCCGTGCAGGAGGCGCTGATCCGGGCATTGGAGACGTGGCCGGACGATCCGCCGCGAGATGCCAAGGGGTGGCTCGTCGCGGTGGCGTGGCGCAAGTTCCTCGATGCCACGCGGGCCGAAACCGCCCGGCGCGGAAGGGAACTCGCCGTGGAGGTCGAGCCCCCGGCGGGGCCGGTGCCCGCCACCGACGACACACTGTGGCTGTATTTCCTGTGCGCGCACCCCGCCCTGCCGCCGGGTTCGGCCGTCGCGTTGACCTTGCGCGCGGTCGGCGGCCTCACGACCCGGCAGATCGCCACGGCCTATCTCGTCCCGGAAGCGACCATGGCGCAACGGATCAGCCGGGCCAAGCGGCGCCTCGCGGGCCTGCCGCTGGACCGGCCCGGTGACCTCGCGACGGTGCTGCGCGTGCTCTACCTGGTCTTCAACGAGGGCTACGGCGGGGACGTCGACCTGGCGGCCGAGGCCATCCGCCTGACCCGCCAGCTCGCGGCCACGACCGACGAGCCCGAGGTGTCGGGGCTGCTCGCGCTGATGCTGCTGCATCACGCCCGCCGGGCGTCTCGCACCGGAGCCGACGGTCGCCTGGTGCCGCTCGCCGAACAGGACCGAAACCGGTGGGACACCGCGACAATCGCCGAGGGCGTGGCGATTCTGCAGGCCGCGCTGGCCCGCGACCGGCTGGGCGAGTATCAGGCCCAGGCCGCGATCGCCGCCCTGCACGCCGACGCGCCCAGCACCGCCGAGACGGACTGGATCCAGATCGTGGAGTGGTACGACGAACTGCTCCGGCTGACCGACAGCCCGGTGGTACGGCTGAACCGCGCGGTGGCGGTCGGCGAGGCCGACGGCCCCCGCGCCGGACTGGCCGCCCTCGCCGAACTCGACCCGGACCTGCCGCGCCACACCGCGGCCCGCGCCTACCTCCACGAACGCGCCGGCGACCTGGAACAGGCCGCCGCCCTCTACGTCGCGGCCGCCCGGGCCGCCACCACCCTCGCCGAACACGCCCACCTCACCCGTGCGGCAGCCCGCGTCCACCAACAACTCCGACCCTGA